AATTAAAAATCCAGGTCAGCTCAGTGCATTCAGGCACATCAGCCTGGTTAAAAATAGTGCATTTTTTCGGATCTAAACCAGCTGCTAAAAAATCCAATGCTAAATTAAAAATATCTTGTTCTTTCTCGTCTGGTTTATAATCCTCGGTTATTGAATGGTAAGTCGCCAGAAAAAAATAACATTGATATTTGTTTTGCAATTCCACAAAATTTTTCAGCGAACCCAAATAATTGCCAAGATGCAATTCGCCGCTTGGTTTAACTCCGGAAAGTACTATCTGGCTTCGGCTTGTTTTATTGGAGGCTTGTGTTTTTGACTCGTTGTCGCCAAGACGAGCTTGTTTATTTTGTTTCATATGATTTAATTTTACTGGTTTAGGGTAAATATGTAAAGTTAGTAATTTTTGAAATTTGGGCGCCCCGACGTATGTCGGAGCGCCCCATGTTTATTCGCCCCAGCCTACTTTTTTCTTTTGTCTTTCTTTTTTGCAGGGGCAATTTGGGTCAGTGCAGGCTTGAATTGAAATATTACCCCAGGAAGATGTGGCTGGTTTTGTTTCCGTGGGTTTGCCGCACTGGCACAAAGGCTGGTCCTCCTTTGGTTTTTCTTTTTCCTGAAAATTTTCCATTTTTCTTTCCTTTCTTTTTTAATGAACTAAATTAAAAAATCTCTGGCCGGAAAGCGCAGAGATATTTTAGAATGGAAATTAAAATCACTGGCTTTACGGCATGCGCAAAGTCCAGCACCAAGATTTGATTGTGAAAATATTTTTAGTTTCCATAAATTAAGTATAAAAAAAATAATAAATTATGTCAAATGTGTTTTATGCCAAATAGAGCCTCTTTGGCTTCTTTTAGATTTTAAAGAAAAAGAAAAGCCCTGCGCCGAATGGTACAGGGCTTGTTGCTAAGTTAAAGAACGTTTCGTTTACGGATCGACAAGTCCGTCATTGTTGTTATCAATGCCCAGACAGAAATTGCCGACCAGGTGAACTTGTCCGATGAAATCCACATAGGTGGGATTCCCCGGATTTGCTGCCTGATCAAAATTGGGCACCAACATGCAGTTGTCAATCGTGTCTTTGACAAGGTCGCCATCCATGTCCAGCAGAATGTCGACATTAATGGGAACAGTGTCTCCGCCTGGCGTGATGCCGTGCGTTAGGTCAATTCGGTATTGCCAACCGCTGTTGTCGACGAGATGCGCGCTGACACCCAATTGAACTTCGGCAGTGTCAACTCCGGTTTCGGTTAACATTACGGTGGGGAACACGATATCAGCGGGAGTGCTGCCATCAATGTTTCCCAGAGTGGAGCAGAAATAGGTGCTCCCAGGGTCTATTTGCCCAGCGGGGAACCAATTATCTCCGCCAAACAAGCATTCATTCAACATTTCTGCTGGAACCTGGATGCTGAAAACGCAGTAGCCAAGTGCCAAACCATTTTCATTGAGCCCGCCAATAACCAGGTTGCCATTGGATGGATCATGACCAGTCTGGGTAGACTGGGCTTGCCATTCTTCGGGCGGAAAATACGGGGTAAAGCAATTGGAGTATAGTGTGCTCTCGTAAAGTCCGGCCTGTTTGTACGCCCAGAGGATTCTGAGACGAGGCGTTGGATTCACCGCGATCGTTATCGTGGCTATGTTGGACACAAGCGGGCCTTCTTGGATCTGATAAGTGAGGTGATCCACTCCATACCAGTTATGGTTCGGAATGTAATCGAGCGCACCATCAGCTCCAAGTGTTGCCACGCCATGGCTGGGTCCGCTGACCAAAATAACGGTCAGGGGCTCGCCATAGCGCGCTAAATCGTTTTGCAGAACTCCAGGCGCTGGAACGGTGAGACTTGTGTTAATGTCAACGTTGTAATTGTCATCAACGGCCAGTGGCGGGTTGATGATGTCAATGATGTCCTGTCCTGTGGTTGGCAGAATTGGAACACCATTGTCTGTTGCGGTTACTGCCACAACACAGGTGCGCGGGGTTGTGATGCCCTGCGCCGGCACATTGGCAAAGGAGCAACCGCTGAGGGTTACGCCAGTGCAAGTTGTGGCTGCAGACAAGGTGCAAGTCAGTGTTTGGAACGGAACGTCCGGGTCAGTCACGGTCAGTGGGCAAGATGCGTTCGCATCCTGATTGACACTGGCCGGGCAGTCCACGATGACGACCGGCGCTACGTTCACCTCGTTAATGGTGATTGAATCTTGACCAGTTGAGTTTAAGTTCGGATTTCCATTATCAGTTACCACGACGGCAACTATGCAGGAACCCGGACCAGCATTTTCGCCCTGAGCCGGGACATTGGCAGCGGTGCAATTCGTGAGGGTTACGCCGGTGCAAGTATTGGTCGGAGCCAGGGAGCAGGTGAGGGTATTAGCCGGAAGATCAGGGTCAGTTGCGGTCAGTGCGCACGAAGTTGAAGTATCTTCGTTTGCGCTGGCCGGGCAATTGACGATGACGACCGGTGCTACATTCACCTCGTTGATGGTGATGCTGTCCTGATTTGTTGCGCTGAGATTCGGGCTACCGTTATCAGTCACAGTGATTGCGACGATACAGGCGCTCGGACCAGCATTTTCGCCCTGAGCCGGGACAAGAGCAGTGGTACAACCGGTTAAGGTCACTCCAGTGCAAGTGTTGGCCGGTGCCAGGGAACAAGTCAGGATATTGGCCGGAAGATCAGGGTCAGTTGTGGTTAGTGCGCACGAAGTTGAAGTGTCTTCGTTTGCGCTGGCCGGGCAATTGACTGTGATAGCCGGTGCTACGTTCACCTCGTTGATGGTGATGGTTTGAGAGGCAGATGTAGCTATGGCTGGAGAACCGTTGTCGGTTACAGCCACAACCACTGTGCAAGAGCCAGGTCCAGCAGCTTCGCCCTGAGCCGGTACGTTTGCGGCAGTGCAATCGGTTAAGGTCACACCCGTGCAAGTCGTTAACGGCGAGACAGTGCAAGCTAAAGTTTGTACTGGTTGGTCTATATCAGAGACCATCATAGCACAATCAGTCGCGGTATCTTCGTTTGTGTTGTTTGGACAGGTGAACATAATAGAAGGTGCAGTGTTCACCTCGTTGATGGTGATAGTACTCGCAGCCGTGCTACTTAAATTCGGAGTACCATTGTCTGTCACGGTTACTGCTAATACGCAAGAACCGGGACCGGCAGCTTCGCCCTGAGCAGGAACATTGGCCGAGGTGCAATCGGTTAAGGTCACACCCGTGCAAGTGTTAGCTGGAGCCAAGGAGCAGGTTAGGTTTTGCGTCGGAAGATCAGAATCATTTGCGGTCAGTGCACAAGAAGTTGAAACATTCTCGTTAATACTGGGCGGGCAATTGACACTGATAGTTGGAGTCGCATTTACTTCAGTAATGTTGATGCTGGCCTGATTGGTAGTACTAAGCTGGGGCGTACCGCTATCTGTCACCATGACGGCAACGATGCAGGAAGCCGGAGCAGCTTCACCCTGAGCCAGAACGCTGGCCGAGATGCAACCGTTTAAGGCCACACCCGTGCAAGTGTTAGTCGGCGCCAGAGAGCAGGTCAGGTTTTGGAAAGGTAAATCAGTGTCAGAAGCCATCAGCGTGCAATTGGTTGCTGTGTTTTCGTTTACGCTGGCTGGGCAACTGATCATGATTGCCGGCGCAGTATTCACCTCGTTAATGGTGATGGTATGCGCTGCCGTGCTGTTTAAATTCGGAGTGCCATTGTCTGTTACAGTTACGGCAAGAACGCAAGAGCTGGGACCAGCCGCCTCTCCCTGTGCGGGAATATTGGCTGATGTGCAACCGTTGCTTCCGGTTAAAGTCACGCCCGTACAGGTGTTAGAGCCTGCAAGTGTGCAGGTCAGCTGCTGTGTTGGTATGTCTGGATCAGACACAGTCAGCGGGCAAGTAGTCGCAGTATCCTCACCGATATTGGCAGGACAAGTGGCCGAGATAGTCGGTGCGATGTTGACCTCATTGATGATGATTGTACGCGAAGCCGTGCTGCTTAAGTTCGGCGTGCCATTGTCTGTCACTATGACGGCAATGACACAGGAAGTCGGAGCAGCTTCGCCCTGGGCCGGGACATTGGCAGAGGTGCAACCGGAAAGGGTCACGCCTGTGCAAGTGTTGGTCGGCGCTAAGGAGCAGGTTAAGTTCTGAATCGGAAGATCCGTATCCTGTACTGCCAGCTGACAAGAAGACGCGGTGTCTTCGTTTACACTGGCCGGGCAGTTGACGGAAATCGTCGGGGCCACGTTGACCTCGTTGATCGTGATTGAGCGTTGAGCGGTGTTGGACAAATTCGGCGAACCGCCATCTGTAACCGTGATGGCTACAGTGCAGGAGCCGGGACCGGCTGTTTCGCCCTGGGCCGGGACATTGGCAGAAGTGCAATCCGTGAGGGTCACACCTGTGCAAGTGTTGGCCGGAGCGACAGCGCAGTTTAAAGTTTGAGCCGGCACATCCGCATCAGAGACCGAGATAGCACAAGGAGAAGACAAAGCATCTTCATTAATGCTAGTCGGGCAAGAGAGCGAAATGTTCGGAGATGAGTTGGTCGTGCCAACTTCATTGATCGTGATGGTGTCCTGGTTAGTCGCAGTTCCCGGAGTTGGGATGAAACCGTCGCTTACCGTTACAGCGACTACGCAAGACCCGGGACCAGCAGCCTCTCCCTGAGCGGGAATGTTTGCAGTGACGCAACCTGTTAAGGTTACGCCCGTGCAAGTACCCGCAGCGACAGTGCAGGTTAAAGTTTGAGCCGGCACGTCAGAGTCTGCCACCGAGACAGCGCACGAAGTTGCGGCGTCTTCATTGACATCGGCTGGGCAGTTGACTGTTATGCTCGGCGCATGATTCGTGATCCCACTGTGATTAATGGTCATCGTGTCTTGAGCCGTATTGCTCAATTGCGGTGTTCCATCGTCACTGGCAGTAATTGCCACTATGCAAGACGCGGGCGCTGAAGTTCCCTGCGCCGGAATGTTGGCCGAACCGCAATTATTAGTTCCGGTTAGGGTCACTCCTGTGCAAGTTGTCAGCGCAAAGGAGACTGAACAAACCGTTTGGTCTCCATCAGGGTCACTGGCCGAAATTGCGCACGTTGTTGACTGGTTGTCATCAACGCTTGCCGGACAGTTGACCGTGATTGTCGGCGGGTGATTCTGTACCGCGCACTGATTTGTCGGGTCATCCGGGCAAGGATCACATAAGTCTCCGTACGAATCATTATCCTGATTGGCCTGGTCTTGATTGTCAATAAACGGACAGTTATCCTGTCCATCAGGGATGCCATCGCCATCAGTATCCGTGATTTGCGGCGGCGTTACAGCAGTTGCCGTGTTGTTTTGTGTCTTTCTATTATCCTGTCCGCAGCCAGCCAGACTGATCATGAG
Above is a window of Patescibacteria group bacterium DNA encoding:
- a CDS encoding Ig-like domain-containing protein → MDAINAIVQRVFEEGEHGPYALALPKNPDDLKGSVTFSLKKPVWDDKEDWPERGTCVVLSKFQRKPAGWRAKKARLFKPSDENKGAISMKETKIGNTFLTAALVLVILMISLAGCGQDNRKTQNNTATAVTPPQITDTDGDGIPDGQDNCPFIDNQDQANQDNDSYGDLCDPCPDDPTNQCAVQNHPPTITVNCPASVDDNQSTTCAISASDPDGDQTVCSVSFALTTCTGVTLTGTNNCGSANIPAQGTSAPASCIVAITASDDGTPQLSNTAQDTMTINHSGITNHAPSITVNCPADVNEDAATSCAVSVADSDVPAQTLTCTVAAGTCTGVTLTGCVTANIPAQGEAAGPGSCVVAVTVSDGFIPTPGTATNQDTITINEVGTTNSSPNISLSCPTSINEDALSSPCAISVSDADVPAQTLNCAVAPANTCTGVTLTDCTSANVPAQGETAGPGSCTVAITVTDGGSPNLSNTAQRSITINEVNVAPTISVNCPASVNEDTASSCQLAVQDTDLPIQNLTCSLAPTNTCTGVTLSGCTSANVPAQGEAAPTSCVIAVIVTDNGTPNLSSTASRTIIINEVNIAPTISATCPANIGEDTATTCPLTVSDPDIPTQQLTCTLAGSNTCTGVTLTGSNGCTSANIPAQGEAAGPSSCVLAVTVTDNGTPNLNSTAAHTITINEVNTAPAIMISCPASVNENTATNCTLMASDTDLPFQNLTCSLAPTNTCTGVALNGCISASVLAQGEAAPASCIVAVMVTDSGTPQLSTTNQASINITEVNATPTISVNCPPSINENVSTSCALTANDSDLPTQNLTCSLAPANTCTGVTLTDCTSANVPAQGEAAGPGSCVLAVTVTDNGTPNLSSTAASTITINEVNTAPSIMFTCPNNTNEDTATDCAMMVSDIDQPVQTLACTVSPLTTCTGVTLTDCTAANVPAQGEAAGPGSCTVVVAVTDNGSPAIATSASQTITINEVNVAPAITVNCPASANEDTSTSCALTTTDPDLPANILTCSLAPANTCTGVTLTGCTTALVPAQGENAGPSACIVAITVTDNGSPNLSATNQDSITINEVNVAPVVIVNCPASANEDTSTSCALTATDPDLPANTLTCSLAPTNTCTGVTLTNCTAANVPAQGENAGPGSCIVAVVVTDNGNPNLNSTGQDSITINEVNVAPVVIVDCPASVNQDANASCPLTVTDPDVPFQTLTCTLSAATTCTGVTLSGCSFANVPAQGITTPRTCVVAVTATDNGVPILPTTGQDIIDIINPPLAVDDNYNVDINTSLTVPAPGVLQNDLARYGEPLTVILVSGPSHGVATLGADGALDYIPNHNWYGVDHLTYQIQEGPLVSNIATITIAVNPTPRLRILWAYKQAGLYESTLYSNCFTPYFPPEEWQAQSTQTGHDPSNGNLVIGGLNENGLALGYCVFSIQVPAEMLNECLFGGDNWFPAGQIDPGSTYFCSTLGNIDGSTPADIVFPTVMLTETGVDTAEVQLGVSAHLVDNSGWQYRIDLTHGITPGGDTVPINVDILLDMDGDLVKDTIDNCMLVPNFDQAANPGNPTYVDFIGQVHLVGNFCLGIDNNNDGLVDP